From Micromonospora echinospora, one genomic window encodes:
- a CDS encoding aldehyde dehydrogenase family protein — MELARSDFYLDGHWVPATGGETIPVWNPTTEQVVATVPAGTAADVDRAVRAARAAFDGWATAAPADRAACLDRLHATLTARVEDIARTVALELGTPLKVATRVQAGLPLTVLHGYVDLAAHPPAEQTVGNSLVVREPVGVVGAITPWNYPLHQVVAKLAPALAAGCTVVLKPSELTPLTAYLLFDAIHAAGFPPGVVNLVTGTGPVVGEAVAAHVGVDMVSFTGSTATGRRISHLAADRIAKVALELGGKSANVVLDDADLTTAVKVGVANAFLNSGQTCTAWTRMLVHRSRYDEAVEIAAQAAAGYRLGDPFDPATRLGPLVSAAQRQRVREHVEKGLVDGGRLVAGGPDAPVPDRGWFVAPTVIADVDPDSALAQEEVFGPVLAVIPVDDDDHAVAVANNSRYGLAGAVWSGDEDRALRVARRLRTGAVDVNGAPFNPLAPFGGYKQSGLGRELGRHGLEEFYETKAIQR; from the coding sequence ATGGAGCTCGCACGGTCCGACTTCTACCTCGACGGCCACTGGGTCCCCGCCACCGGCGGCGAGACCATCCCGGTGTGGAACCCGACGACCGAGCAGGTCGTGGCGACCGTGCCGGCCGGCACGGCGGCCGACGTCGACCGGGCCGTCCGGGCCGCGCGGGCCGCGTTCGACGGCTGGGCCACGGCCGCGCCGGCCGACCGGGCGGCCTGCCTGGACCGGCTGCACGCCACGCTGACCGCCCGGGTCGAGGACATCGCCCGGACCGTCGCCCTGGAGTTGGGCACCCCGCTGAAGGTGGCCACCCGGGTGCAGGCCGGGCTCCCCCTCACCGTGCTGCACGGCTACGTCGACCTGGCCGCGCACCCGCCGGCCGAGCAGACCGTCGGCAACTCCCTGGTGGTCCGCGAACCGGTCGGCGTGGTCGGCGCGATCACCCCGTGGAACTACCCGCTGCACCAGGTCGTCGCCAAGCTCGCCCCGGCCCTCGCCGCCGGCTGCACGGTGGTCCTCAAGCCGAGCGAACTGACCCCGCTGACGGCGTACCTGCTCTTCGACGCGATCCACGCGGCCGGCTTCCCGCCCGGGGTGGTCAACCTGGTCACCGGCACCGGACCGGTGGTCGGCGAGGCCGTCGCCGCCCACGTTGGCGTCGACATGGTCTCCTTCACCGGCTCCACCGCCACCGGCCGGCGCATCTCCCACCTGGCCGCCGACCGGATCGCCAAGGTCGCGCTGGAACTCGGGGGCAAGTCGGCCAACGTGGTGCTCGACGACGCCGACCTGACCACCGCCGTCAAGGTGGGGGTGGCCAACGCCTTCCTCAACTCCGGGCAGACCTGCACCGCCTGGACCCGGATGCTGGTGCACCGGTCCCGCTACGACGAGGCGGTGGAGATCGCCGCGCAGGCCGCCGCAGGCTACCGGCTGGGCGACCCGTTCGACCCGGCCACCCGGCTCGGCCCGCTGGTCTCGGCGGCCCAGCGGCAGCGGGTGCGCGAGCACGTCGAGAAGGGACTCGTCGACGGGGGTCGGCTGGTCGCCGGTGGACCGGACGCCCCGGTGCCGGACCGGGGCTGGTTCGTCGCGCCGACGGTGATCGCCGACGTCGACCCGGACAGCGCGCTGGCCCAGGAGGAGGTCTTCGGGCCGGTGCTCGCGGTGATCCCGGTCGACGACGACGACCACGCCGTCGCGGTGGCCAACAACTCGCGCTACGGCCTGGCCGGCGCGGTCTGGTCCGGCGACGAGGACCGGGCGCTGCGGGTCGCCCGGCGGCTGCGCACCGGCGCGGTCGACGTCAACGGCGCGCCGTTCAACCCGCTCGCCCCGTTCGGCGGCTACAAGCAGTCCGGCCTCGGCCGGGAACTGGGCCGACACGGGTTGGAGGAGTTCTACGAGACGAAGGCGATCCAGCGGTGA
- a CDS encoding TetR/AcrR family transcriptional regulator, translating into MPRPRQPLLSRQRIVEAAAALIDSDGLAGFSTRRLAAELGVRGPSLYNHFATKDEILDAVADSITAQVDVSFFGALDWREALRRWGHSYRAALAAHPHIVPYLAQGPGRRPAALAMADAVYGGLVDAGWPPARATHIGALMRYFVAGSALGSFARGFVEDPVLYAEQYPHLTQAHRLAEHQQRVDEGAFALGLDALVDGLARTYERTIGPLPPLPPTADTH; encoded by the coding sequence ATGCCCCGGCCACGGCAGCCCCTGCTCAGCCGGCAGCGGATCGTCGAGGCCGCCGCCGCGCTGATCGATTCGGACGGCCTGGCGGGGTTCTCCACCCGCCGGCTCGCCGCCGAACTCGGCGTCCGGGGCCCGTCGCTGTACAACCACTTCGCCACCAAGGACGAGATCCTCGACGCGGTCGCCGACAGCATCACCGCGCAGGTGGACGTGTCGTTCTTCGGCGCGCTCGACTGGCGGGAGGCGCTGCGCCGGTGGGGGCACTCGTACCGGGCCGCCCTGGCCGCCCACCCGCACATCGTGCCGTACCTCGCGCAGGGCCCGGGACGCCGTCCGGCCGCCCTGGCCATGGCCGACGCCGTCTACGGCGGACTCGTCGACGCCGGCTGGCCCCCGGCGCGGGCCACCCACATCGGGGCGCTCATGCGCTACTTCGTCGCCGGGTCGGCGCTGGGCTCGTTCGCCCGGGGCTTCGTCGAGGACCCGGTGCTGTACGCCGAGCAGTATCCGCACCTCACCCAGGCCCACCGGCTCGCCGAACACCAGCAGCGGGTGGACGAGGGCGCCTTCGCCCTGGGTCTCGACGCGCTCGTCGACGGCCTGGCCCGCACCTACGAGCGGACGATCGGTCCGCTGCCGCCCCTCCCGCCGACCGCCGACACGCACTAG
- a CDS encoding alcohol dehydrogenase catalytic domain-containing protein — MRALVARGVAEPLRVEDIELPPCGPGEVRVEIRAAGVCHSDLSMVDGTLAPPYPLVLGHEAAGVVAEVGDGVDRVAPGDHVVLNWAPPCRDCWYCGRGEPWLCERTGAPATARGRTPAGEPLHVTLGLGALAEQVVVPQRAVIPVPADLPAESAALLGCAVLTGVGAVRRTAGVAPGEAVAVVGLGGVGLSVVSAARAAGAGPVLAVDVSPAKAELAAAVGATDFLLADDTLNREIRARTGGRGVDHAFECVGRSATIRTAWRATRRGGQVTVVGMGAKDDVVGLSALDIFHSARTLRSSVYGSSDPDRDVPGLARAVLDGALDLGPLITDRTTLDGAPEAFARMARGEGARTVVLP, encoded by the coding sequence GTGAGGGCACTGGTCGCCCGGGGCGTCGCGGAACCGCTGCGGGTGGAGGACATCGAACTGCCGCCCTGCGGCCCCGGCGAGGTCCGCGTCGAGATCCGGGCCGCCGGGGTCTGCCACTCCGACCTGTCGATGGTCGACGGCACCCTGGCCCCGCCGTACCCGCTGGTGCTCGGGCACGAGGCGGCGGGAGTGGTCGCCGAGGTCGGCGACGGCGTCGACCGGGTCGCACCCGGTGACCACGTGGTGCTCAACTGGGCTCCGCCGTGCCGCGACTGCTGGTACTGCGGACGCGGCGAGCCGTGGCTGTGCGAACGGACCGGCGCTCCCGCCACCGCCCGGGGACGCACCCCGGCCGGCGAGCCGCTGCACGTCACCCTCGGCCTGGGCGCTCTCGCCGAGCAGGTGGTGGTGCCGCAACGGGCGGTGATCCCGGTCCCGGCCGACCTGCCGGCGGAGTCGGCCGCGCTGCTGGGCTGCGCCGTGCTCACCGGCGTCGGCGCGGTCCGGCGTACCGCCGGGGTCGCCCCCGGCGAGGCGGTGGCCGTCGTCGGCCTCGGCGGGGTCGGGCTCTCGGTGGTCTCCGCCGCCCGCGCGGCCGGCGCGGGCCCGGTGCTCGCCGTGGACGTCTCCCCGGCCAAGGCGGAGCTGGCCGCCGCCGTGGGCGCCACCGACTTCCTGCTGGCCGACGACACCCTCAACCGGGAGATCCGGGCCCGCACCGGCGGGCGGGGCGTCGACCACGCCTTCGAGTGCGTCGGACGCAGCGCCACCATCCGCACCGCCTGGCGGGCCACCCGCCGGGGCGGCCAGGTGACCGTGGTGGGCATGGGCGCGAAGGACGACGTGGTGGGCCTGAGCGCCCTCGACATCTTCCACTCGGCGCGGACGCTGCGCTCCTCGGTCTACGGGTCGTCCGACCCGGACCGGGACGTTCCCGGCCTGGCCCGGGCCGTCCTCGACGGCGCCCTGGACCTGGGCCCGCTGATCACCGACCGGACCACCCTGGACGGCGCGCCGGAGGCGTTCGCCCGGATGGCCCGGGGCGAGGGCGCCCGTACCGTCGTCCTGCCCTGA